In the Burkholderia glumae LMG 2196 = ATCC 33617 genome, one interval contains:
- a CDS encoding D-mannonate oxidoreductase, with translation MSVPILQFGTSRFLLAHAAFFVSEALARGEAIGSIGVVQTTSNPASRARIEALAAAGRYPVRIRGLADGAVIDRVVPCEAVRQAWTAAADWAAIRQAVVDEVRVIVSNTADAGYRLDARDSAEALADPARVPHSFPAKLLTLLHARWQQRPDDGLTLLPCELIAHNGDTLRDIVLDLARQWRLPDGLLAYLRHTCVWVNSLVDRIVSEAIDPVGAIAEPYALWAIERQAGMTLPCTHEQIVVTDDLVSHERLKLFFLNLGHTWLAEQWLRDGRPPDETVREALADARLSDGIEHVWRDEVLPVFAALGQREAAERYIDTVRDRLLNPYLNHRIADIATHHDEKIRRRIRPLIALADAHVPGHAQPRLRGLLAGRDLPEPT, from the coding sequence ATGAGCGTCCCCATCCTCCAGTTCGGCACGAGCCGGTTCCTGCTCGCGCATGCCGCCTTCTTCGTGTCCGAGGCGCTCGCGCGCGGCGAGGCGATCGGCAGCATCGGCGTGGTGCAGACCACCTCGAACCCGGCCAGCCGCGCCCGCATCGAGGCGCTGGCCGCGGCCGGCCGCTATCCGGTGCGCATCCGCGGACTGGCCGACGGCGCCGTGATCGACCGCGTCGTGCCATGCGAGGCGGTGCGCCAGGCCTGGACCGCCGCGGCCGACTGGGCCGCGATCCGCCAGGCCGTCGTCGACGAGGTGCGCGTCATCGTGTCGAACACGGCCGATGCCGGCTACCGGCTCGACGCGCGCGACTCGGCCGAGGCGCTCGCCGACCCGGCCCGGGTGCCGCACAGCTTCCCGGCGAAGCTGCTGACGCTGCTTCATGCGCGCTGGCAGCAGCGCCCCGACGACGGCCTCACGCTGCTGCCCTGCGAGCTGATCGCGCACAACGGCGACACGCTGCGCGACATCGTGCTGGATCTGGCCCGGCAGTGGCGCCTGCCCGACGGCTTGCTCGCCTACCTGCGGCACACCTGCGTCTGGGTGAATTCGCTCGTGGACCGGATCGTGTCCGAGGCGATCGATCCGGTGGGCGCGATCGCCGAGCCATACGCACTGTGGGCCATCGAGCGGCAGGCCGGCATGACGCTGCCCTGCACGCACGAGCAGATCGTCGTGACGGACGACCTGGTCAGCCACGAACGCCTGAAACTGTTCTTCCTCAACCTGGGCCACACCTGGCTGGCCGAGCAGTGGCTGCGCGACGGCCGCCCGCCCGACGAAACGGTGCGCGAGGCGCTCGCCGATGCGCGGCTCAGCGACGGGATCGAGCACGTCTGGCGCGACGAGGTGCTGCCGGTGTTCGCGGCCCTGGGCCAGCGCGAGGCGGCCGAGCGCTATATCGACACGGTGCGCGACCGTCTGCTCAACCCCTACCTGAACCACCGCATCGCGGACATCGCGACTCACCACGACGAAAAGATCCGGCGCCGGATTCGCCCCTTGATCGCGCTGGCGGACGCGCATGTCCCGGGCCACGCCCAACCGCGCCTGCGCGGCCTGCTGGCCGGGCGCGACCTGCCGGAACCGACTTGA
- a CDS encoding FadR/GntR family transcriptional regulator codes for MKATEPKRLYQSIAAQILTLIRRGDFPPGERLPPERELAMKLGVSRPSLREALIALEIGGNVEIRVGSGVYVREAGVGDEAAVASLGDSPSELMQARAAIEGSVTVLAAARMTAAMADRLRRSIERMHRLAAAGKSPVEADRQFHMLIAEAAGNSVLSRFVAELFDSRHDPIAAALRGHVENPVTWTAAAREHEDILRALQSGDPIAAQTAMRTHLRASEGRWTDGEMAAQSRTAD; via the coding sequence ATGAAAGCAACCGAGCCCAAGCGGCTTTACCAATCGATTGCCGCCCAGATCCTGACGCTGATTCGCCGCGGCGATTTCCCGCCCGGCGAGCGGCTGCCGCCGGAACGCGAGCTGGCGATGAAGCTCGGCGTGTCGCGTCCGTCGCTGCGCGAGGCGCTGATCGCGCTCGAAATCGGCGGCAACGTGGAGATCCGGGTCGGTTCGGGGGTCTATGTGCGCGAGGCGGGCGTCGGCGACGAAGCCGCCGTCGCGTCACTGGGCGACAGCCCGTCGGAGCTGATGCAGGCGCGCGCGGCCATCGAGGGCAGCGTCACGGTGCTGGCCGCGGCGCGCATGACGGCGGCGATGGCCGATCGCCTGCGCCGCTCGATCGAGCGGATGCATCGGCTGGCCGCGGCCGGCAAGTCGCCGGTCGAGGCGGACCGGCAGTTCCACATGCTGATCGCGGAGGCCGCGGGCAATTCGGTGCTGAGCCGCTTCGTCGCCGAACTGTTCGACAGCCGCCATGATCCGATCGCGGCCGCGCTGCGGGGGCATGTGGAGAACCCGGTCACCTGGACCGCCGCGGCGCGCGAGCACGAGGACATCCTGCGGGCACTGCAGTCGGGCGATCCGATCGCCGCGCAAACGGCGATGCGCACCCATCTGCGGGCCTCCGAAGGACGGTGGACGGACGGCGAGATGGCCGCGCAGAGCCGCACGGCCGATTAG
- a CDS encoding aldo/keto reductase, whose protein sequence is MNAHDTRALPRNGLPLTALGLGCSQLGGLYTAMADAEADALMDAAWAAGLRYFDSAPYYGYTLSERRVGRSLAARPRDAFTLSTKVGRLMRPDASVRPGDDGWAAPLPFRPVFDYSYDGILRSYEDSRQRLGLAKIDVLYVHDIGRMTHGERHAQHWDSLTRGGGFRALEALREAGEIGAFGLGVNEWEVAADALDEAALDVILLAGRYTLLEQTALAPLLDRCLRAGTGLVVGGVFNSGLLTGNGKFNYADAPADVIDKAARLAAVCARFAVPLPAAALQFPFAHPAVVSCLVGARSVAQLQQNIAWLEHEIPGALWDALRHEALIDEAAPVPGSAR, encoded by the coding sequence ATGAACGCTCACGATACCCGCGCCCTGCCTCGCAACGGGCTGCCGCTGACGGCGCTCGGCCTCGGCTGCTCGCAGCTGGGCGGCCTCTACACGGCCATGGCGGACGCCGAGGCCGACGCGCTGATGGACGCGGCCTGGGCCGCCGGCCTGCGCTACTTCGATTCCGCGCCCTATTACGGCTACACGCTCTCGGAGCGCCGCGTCGGGCGCTCGCTCGCGGCACGCCCGCGCGACGCGTTCACCCTGAGCACCAAGGTGGGCCGCCTGATGCGGCCCGACGCGAGCGTGCGGCCCGGCGACGACGGCTGGGCCGCGCCGCTGCCGTTCCGCCCCGTCTTCGACTATAGCTACGACGGCATCCTGCGCTCCTACGAAGACAGCCGGCAGCGGCTCGGCCTGGCGAAGATCGACGTGCTGTACGTCCACGACATCGGCCGCATGACGCACGGCGAGCGCCATGCGCAGCATTGGGACAGCTTGACCAGGGGCGGCGGCTTTCGCGCGCTGGAAGCGCTGCGCGAGGCCGGCGAGATCGGCGCGTTCGGCCTGGGCGTCAACGAATGGGAAGTGGCCGCCGATGCGCTCGACGAGGCGGCGCTCGACGTCATCCTGCTGGCCGGCCGCTACACGCTGCTCGAGCAGACGGCGCTGGCGCCGCTGCTCGACCGCTGCCTGCGGGCCGGCACGGGCCTCGTCGTCGGCGGCGTGTTCAACTCCGGCCTGCTGACCGGCAACGGCAAATTCAACTACGCCGACGCGCCCGCCGACGTGATCGACAAGGCCGCGCGGCTCGCGGCCGTCTGCGCGCGCTTCGCGGTCCCGCTGCCGGCCGCGGCGCTGCAGTTCCCGTTCGCCCACCCGGCGGTGGTGTCGTGCCTGGTCGGCGCGCGCAGCGTGGCGCAGTTGCAGCAGAACATCGCCTGGCTCGAGCACGAGATTCCCGGCGCGCTGTGGGACGCGCTTCGGCACGAGGCGCTGATCGACGAGGCGGCGCCGGTGCCGGGGAGCGCGAGATGA
- a CDS encoding ABC transporter substrate-binding protein gives MRKLSLLAVAAMACAAFSTGAYAAGGEIAVIVKTVNSNYWQNVQKGAKAALSDAPGYTMTFQGPASESNIADEVNMVENAVNRHVAGIVLAASDPDALVPAMKKAWEAHIPVVLIDSPVSASGKPYYQSFLSTDNEKAGELCAKALIDRVGQSGKIAIMSYVPGAGSEVDRVGGFRKYIAAHSKLQIVGPYYSQSQMATALNQTTDVLSANADLKGIFGANEPTAVGMGRALKQAGKAGKIVAIGFDGNEDLQGFVRDGTLQAIAVQGSWQMGNHGIKTVIRVIEHKPVAKFVDTGVVMIDKQNLDSKEAKNVLY, from the coding sequence ATGCGGAAACTTTCCCTGCTGGCGGTAGCGGCAATGGCGTGCGCGGCATTCAGTACCGGAGCGTACGCGGCGGGCGGCGAGATCGCCGTGATCGTCAAGACGGTCAATTCGAACTACTGGCAGAACGTGCAGAAGGGCGCGAAGGCGGCGCTCAGCGACGCACCGGGCTACACGATGACGTTCCAGGGGCCGGCGTCCGAATCGAACATCGCCGACGAAGTGAACATGGTGGAGAACGCCGTGAACCGGCACGTCGCCGGCATCGTGCTGGCCGCGTCCGATCCGGACGCGCTGGTGCCGGCCATGAAGAAGGCCTGGGAGGCGCATATCCCGGTGGTGCTGATCGATTCACCGGTCTCGGCGTCGGGCAAGCCGTACTACCAGTCGTTCCTGTCCACCGACAACGAGAAGGCCGGCGAACTGTGCGCCAAGGCGCTGATCGACCGGGTGGGCCAGAGCGGCAAGATCGCCATCATGTCCTACGTGCCCGGCGCCGGCTCCGAAGTGGACCGCGTGGGCGGCTTCCGCAAGTACATCGCGGCGCATTCGAAGCTGCAGATCGTCGGCCCGTACTACTCGCAATCGCAAATGGCGACGGCGCTGAACCAGACCACCGACGTGCTGTCGGCCAATGCCGACCTGAAGGGCATCTTCGGCGCGAACGAGCCGACCGCGGTGGGCATGGGCCGCGCGCTCAAGCAGGCCGGCAAGGCGGGCAAGATCGTCGCGATCGGCTTCGACGGCAACGAGGACCTGCAGGGATTCGTGCGCGACGGCACGCTCCAGGCGATCGCCGTGCAGGGCTCGTGGCAGATGGGCAACCACGGCATCAAGACCGTGATCCGCGTCATCGAGCACAAGCCGGTGGCGAAGTTCGTCGATACCGGGGTGGTCATGATCGACAAGCAGAACCTCGATTCGAAGGAAGCGAAGAACGTCCTGTACTGA
- a CDS encoding ABC transporter permease, whose amino-acid sequence MLDITSDPTHVARQAAHQRRRDLIQKFAALGSLVALVIAFSAASPAFFSVDNLMTVCLQVTSIAYLGVAATCVIIAGGIDLSVGSVLALAGVSAALLTKSGVPVPVAMLCGVLVGALCGIVNGICVTRMGLPPFIATLGMMLVARGLALQITGARPVSDLGDAFGTLGNGALFRIARIGADGFPDVTFPGIPYPVVVMVVLFVGVSVLLSKTSLGRHIYAVGSNAEAARLSGVDVRGVTLFTYVLSGAMAGVTGCILMSRLVTGQPNEGVMYELDAIASSVIGGTSLMGGVGTISGTAIGSFVIGVLRNGLNMNGVSSFIQQIIIGIVILGTVWIDQLRNRTTR is encoded by the coding sequence ATGCTTGACATCACATCCGATCCCACCCACGTCGCCAGGCAGGCCGCCCATCAACGGCGCCGCGACCTCATCCAGAAGTTCGCGGCGCTGGGCAGCCTGGTCGCGCTCGTGATCGCGTTCTCGGCCGCCAGCCCGGCGTTCTTCTCGGTCGACAACCTGATGACCGTCTGCCTGCAGGTGACCTCGATCGCCTACCTCGGGGTCGCGGCCACCTGCGTCATCATCGCCGGCGGCATCGATCTGTCGGTCGGCTCCGTGCTGGCGCTGGCCGGCGTCTCGGCCGCGCTGCTCACCAAGTCCGGCGTGCCGGTGCCGGTCGCGATGCTTTGCGGAGTCCTGGTGGGCGCGCTGTGCGGCATCGTCAACGGCATCTGCGTGACGCGCATGGGCCTGCCGCCCTTCATCGCCACGCTCGGCATGATGCTGGTGGCGCGCGGCCTCGCGCTGCAGATCACCGGCGCACGCCCGGTATCCGATCTCGGCGACGCGTTCGGCACGCTCGGCAACGGCGCGCTGTTCCGCATCGCACGGATCGGCGCCGACGGATTTCCCGACGTCACCTTCCCCGGCATTCCCTATCCGGTGGTCGTGATGGTGGTGCTGTTCGTGGGCGTGTCCGTGCTGCTGTCGAAGACCTCGCTCGGGCGCCACATCTACGCGGTCGGCTCCAACGCCGAAGCGGCGCGGCTGTCCGGCGTCGACGTGCGCGGCGTGACGCTCTTCACCTACGTGCTCTCCGGCGCGATGGCCGGCGTGACGGGCTGCATCCTGATGTCGCGGCTCGTGACCGGGCAGCCCAACGAAGGCGTCATGTACGAACTCGACGCGATCGCCAGCTCCGTGATCGGGGGCACCTCGCTGATGGGCGGCGTCGGCACCATCTCGGGCACCGCGATCGGCTCGTTCGTCATCGGCGTGCTGCGCAACGGCCTGAACATGAACGGCGTCTCCAGCTTCATCCAGCAGATCATCATCGGCATCGTGATCCTGGGCACGGTCTGGATCGACCAGTTGCGCAACCGGACGACGCGGTAA
- a CDS encoding sugar ABC transporter ATP-binding protein, producing the protein MSIPSSLPDASAAPARPPTGEILALEGIGKRFPGVVALDGITFDVRCGEVHAVCGENGAGKSTLMKIISGQYRPDSGVIRYRGEPVQFGSSSAAQAAGIAIIHQELNLVPHLSVAENLYLGREPKRGPFVDTRRLKADASRCLARIGLKVPPSTLVGTLSIAQQQMVEIAKALSLDARLLIMDEPTSSLTESETVQLFRIIKELRAEGVAILYISHRLDEMAHIVDRVTVLRDGRHISTDDFAALSVNDIVARMVGRSLDEAYPVRESVPTGEVLLSVRDLHRNGVFGPVSFDLRRGEILGFAGLMGAGRTEVARAIFGADRLDGGTITLHGEPVSIRSPREAIRHGLAYLSEDRKKEGLALTMPVAANLTLANVRAISSRAGFLRFREEQQVAQRYVKELAIRTPSVDQIVRNLSGGNQQKVVIGKWLYRGSRILFFDEPTRGIDVGAKFAIYGLMDRLAAQGVGVVLISSELPELLGMTDRIAVFHEGRVTAVLDTPHTSQEEIMHYASGRTHA; encoded by the coding sequence ATGAGCATTCCCAGCAGCCTGCCCGACGCGTCGGCGGCTCCCGCCCGGCCCCCGACGGGGGAGATCCTCGCCCTGGAAGGCATCGGCAAGCGCTTTCCCGGCGTGGTGGCGCTCGACGGCATCACGTTCGACGTGCGCTGCGGCGAGGTGCATGCCGTCTGCGGCGAGAACGGGGCAGGCAAGTCGACGCTGATGAAGATCATCAGCGGCCAGTACCGCCCGGACAGCGGCGTGATCCGCTACCGCGGCGAGCCGGTGCAGTTCGGCTCGAGTTCGGCGGCGCAGGCGGCCGGCATCGCGATCATCCACCAGGAACTGAACCTCGTGCCGCATCTGAGCGTGGCCGAAAACCTCTACCTGGGCCGCGAGCCCAAGCGCGGCCCGTTCGTCGACACGCGCCGGCTCAAGGCCGACGCCAGCCGCTGCCTGGCGCGGATCGGCCTGAAGGTGCCGCCCTCGACGCTGGTGGGGACGCTGTCGATCGCGCAGCAGCAGATGGTCGAGATCGCCAAGGCGCTCTCGCTCGACGCCCGGCTGCTCATCATGGACGAGCCCACCTCGTCGCTGACGGAATCGGAAACGGTGCAGCTGTTTCGCATCATCAAGGAACTGCGCGCCGAGGGCGTGGCGATTCTCTACATCTCGCACCGGCTCGACGAAATGGCGCACATCGTCGACCGCGTGACCGTGCTGCGCGACGGGCGCCATATCTCCACCGACGACTTCGCCGCGCTCAGCGTCAACGACATCGTGGCGCGCATGGTCGGCCGTTCGCTCGACGAGGCCTATCCGGTGCGGGAATCGGTGCCCACCGGCGAGGTGCTGTTGAGCGTGCGGGACCTGCATCGCAACGGCGTGTTCGGCCCGGTCTCGTTCGACCTGCGCCGCGGCGAGATTCTCGGCTTTGCCGGGCTGATGGGCGCGGGCCGCACCGAGGTGGCGCGCGCGATCTTCGGCGCCGACCGGCTCGACGGCGGCACCATCACGCTGCATGGCGAGCCGGTGAGCATCCGCTCGCCCCGCGAAGCGATCCGGCACGGCCTGGCCTATCTGTCGGAGGACCGCAAGAAGGAAGGGCTCGCGCTGACGATGCCGGTGGCCGCCAATCTCACGCTGGCCAACGTGCGGGCGATCTCGTCGCGCGCCGGCTTCCTGCGCTTTCGCGAGGAGCAGCAGGTCGCGCAGCGCTACGTGAAGGAGCTGGCGATCCGCACGCCGTCGGTCGACCAGATCGTGCGCAACCTGTCGGGCGGCAACCAGCAGAAGGTCGTGATCGGCAAGTGGCTCTATCGCGGCTCGCGGATCCTGTTTTTCGACGAGCCGACGCGCGGCATCGACGTCGGCGCGAAATTCGCCATCTACGGCCTGATGGACCGGCTCGCCGCGCAGGGCGTGGGGGTCGTCCTGATCAGTTCGGAACTGCCCGAGTTGCTCGGGATGACCGACCGCATCGCCGTCTTTCACGAGGGCCGCGTGACGGCGGTGCTCGACACCCCGCACACCAGCCAGGAGGAAATCATGCACTACGCTTCGGGGCGCACCCATGCTTGA
- a CDS encoding amidohydrolase family protein, which produces MMPRVDAHQHYWRIAARGGYWPPGELRAIFRDFTPPDLAPELEAAGIDGTVLVQSLPTEADTQYLLELAAGTDSVWAVVGWVDLKGADAASRIASFAAHPKARGLRPMLQDLADDAWIDDPALEPAVAAMLAHRLCFDALVLPRHLDALLAFAQRFPDLPIVIDHGAKPAIARGESEPWRARMTRLASLPNVHCKLSGLWTEAGAAADRDALDTRSWPYVQALAELFGPRRLMWGSDWPVLRLADGCNGYADWLAACEEQGRRAFGPDAAGDLFGGNACRFYGIGPSGRSTRSQ; this is translated from the coding sequence ATGATGCCGAGAGTCGACGCTCACCAGCATTACTGGCGCATCGCCGCGCGCGGGGGCTATTGGCCGCCCGGCGAGCTGCGGGCGATCTTCCGCGATTTCACCCCGCCGGACCTGGCGCCGGAACTCGAGGCCGCCGGCATCGACGGCACCGTGCTCGTGCAGTCGCTGCCCACCGAGGCGGACACGCAGTATCTGCTCGAGCTGGCCGCCGGCACCGACTCGGTCTGGGCGGTGGTCGGCTGGGTCGATCTGAAGGGCGCCGACGCCGCGAGTCGGATCGCAAGCTTTGCCGCGCACCCGAAGGCGCGCGGCCTGCGGCCGATGCTGCAGGATCTCGCCGACGACGCCTGGATAGACGATCCCGCACTGGAGCCGGCCGTGGCCGCCATGCTGGCGCACCGGCTGTGCTTCGACGCCCTGGTGCTGCCGCGCCATCTGGATGCGCTGCTCGCCTTCGCGCAACGCTTCCCCGACTTGCCGATCGTCATCGACCACGGCGCGAAGCCGGCCATCGCGCGCGGGGAAAGCGAGCCGTGGCGGGCGCGCATGACGCGTCTGGCGAGCCTGCCGAACGTCCATTGCAAGCTGTCGGGCCTCTGGACCGAGGCCGGCGCGGCAGCGGATCGCGACGCGCTGGACACGCGCAGCTGGCCCTACGTGCAGGCGCTTGCCGAGCTGTTCGGCCCGCGCCGCCTGATGTGGGGCAGCGACTGGCCGGTGCTGCGCCTGGCCGACGGCTGCAACGGCTACGCCGACTGGCTGGCCGCCTGCGAGGAACAGGGCAGGCGCGCCTTCGGCCCCGATGCCGCTGGCGACCTGTTCGGCGGCAATGCGTGCCGTTTCTACGGAATCGGCCCGTCGGGCCGGTCCACCCGATCCCAATGA
- a CDS encoding zinc-binding alcohol dehydrogenase family protein: MLSVICEAPGVLRALQRDLPVRGSGEILLRVSRVGICGTDLHIFTGNQPYLEYPRVMGHELSAVVVEAEADSGFEAGDGVYVMPYLSCGHCVACRQGKTNCCVDIKVLGVHRDGAFTEYLSVPAQFVHKAEGVSLDQAAMLEFLAIGAHAVRRAEVQPGQRVLVVGAGPIGMAAMIFAQLRGGTVTCLDTRADRLAFCRSQLGIAATVPVGEGDAAQLAALTNGEFFDVVFDATGNIDAMNRGFAFVAHGGRYVLISIVPGQVTFSDPEFHKREMTLLASRNATAVDFDTVLAAMRDGHIPDQALNTHRMRLADVPEALPRLLEPGQTVVKALVEC; the protein is encoded by the coding sequence ATGCTTAGCGTGATCTGCGAAGCGCCCGGCGTGCTGCGGGCACTGCAACGCGACCTGCCCGTGCGCGGCAGCGGCGAAATACTGTTGCGCGTGAGCCGGGTCGGCATTTGCGGCACCGACCTGCACATCTTCACCGGCAATCAGCCCTACCTCGAATATCCGCGCGTGATGGGCCACGAGCTGTCGGCGGTCGTCGTCGAGGCCGAGGCCGATTCCGGCTTCGAAGCGGGCGACGGCGTCTACGTCATGCCCTATCTGTCGTGCGGACACTGCGTGGCCTGCCGCCAGGGCAAAACCAACTGCTGCGTCGACATCAAGGTGCTGGGCGTGCATCGGGACGGCGCCTTCACCGAGTATCTGAGCGTTCCCGCGCAGTTCGTGCACAAGGCCGAGGGCGTCTCGCTCGACCAGGCCGCGATGCTCGAGTTCCTGGCCATCGGCGCGCACGCCGTGCGGCGCGCGGAGGTGCAGCCGGGCCAGCGCGTGCTCGTGGTCGGAGCGGGGCCGATCGGCATGGCGGCGATGATCTTCGCGCAGCTGCGCGGCGGCACGGTGACCTGCCTCGACACGCGCGCCGACCGCCTGGCGTTCTGCCGGTCGCAGCTCGGCATCGCCGCGACGGTGCCGGTGGGCGAAGGCGATGCGGCGCAGCTGGCCGCGCTGACGAACGGCGAGTTCTTCGACGTCGTGTTCGACGCGACCGGCAACATCGACGCCATGAACCGCGGCTTCGCGTTCGTCGCGCACGGCGGGCGGTACGTGCTGATCTCGATCGTGCCGGGCCAGGTGACGTTCTCGGATCCGGAGTTTCACAAGCGCGAGATGACGCTGCTGGCGAGCCGCAACGCCACGGCCGTCGATTTCGACACCGTGCTGGCGGCGATGCGCGACGGGCACATCCCCGACCAGGCGCTGAACACGCACCGCATGCGGCTGGCCGACGTGCCCGAGGCGCTGCCGCGGCTGCTCGAGCCGGGGCAGACCGTGGTGAAGGCGCTCGTCGAGTGTTGA
- the otsA gene encoding alpha,alpha-trehalose-phosphate synthase (UDP-forming), translated as MSRLVVVSNRTYDPDSPTPGGLAVALNESLQQRGGIWFGWSGKLTEADPATQPVQTREVGNMRLATIDMSQRDYDAFYLGYSNNVLWPVFHYRLDLANFDVQFSDGYRRVNRLFAQKLLPLLEPDDVLWVHDYHLIPLATELRAQGCRNRIGFFLHIPVPPPQIMAAIPEHEWLMRSLFAYDLVGFQAHTDVTHFVRYAEAEAEAQLIDGERLRAFGRTIRVGAFPIGIDVDGFSQMATDDDGLNVYEQMRDEYSRRKLLLGVDRLDYSKGLPQRVQAFRAMLEMFPEMRKHATLIQIAAPSREDVSAYSRLRQQMDALCGSINGDYGELDWMPVRYIHRSLDRTSLPGLYRASRVALVTPLRDGMNLVAKEFIAAQDAKNPGVLVLSRFAGAAEQLTDALLVNPYDIQGTARAIHAALTMPLEERVRRHAALLAQIRRHDVHHWAAGFLGALDGTNRPAQARRTRELADSVA; from the coding sequence GTGAGCCGTCTCGTCGTGGTATCGAATCGCACCTATGATCCGGACAGCCCGACGCCGGGCGGCCTGGCCGTCGCGCTGAACGAGAGTCTGCAGCAGCGCGGCGGCATCTGGTTCGGCTGGAGCGGCAAGCTCACCGAAGCCGACCCGGCTACCCAGCCAGTGCAGACGCGCGAAGTGGGCAACATGCGGCTCGCCACCATCGACATGTCGCAGCGCGACTACGACGCGTTCTATCTCGGCTACTCCAACAACGTGCTCTGGCCGGTGTTCCACTACCGGCTCGACCTCGCCAACTTCGACGTGCAGTTCAGCGACGGCTATCGCCGCGTGAACCGGCTGTTCGCGCAAAAGCTGCTGCCGCTGCTCGAGCCCGACGACGTGCTCTGGGTCCACGACTATCACCTGATCCCGCTCGCCACCGAACTGCGCGCCCAGGGCTGCCGCAACCGCATCGGCTTCTTCCTGCACATCCCCGTGCCGCCGCCGCAGATCATGGCCGCCATCCCCGAACACGAATGGCTGATGCGCTCGCTGTTCGCCTACGACCTGGTCGGCTTCCAGGCGCATACCGACGTCACCCACTTCGTGCGCTACGCCGAGGCCGAGGCCGAGGCGCAACTGATCGACGGCGAGCGGCTGCGCGCCTTCGGCCGCACCATCCGCGTCGGCGCGTTCCCGATCGGCATCGACGTGGACGGCTTCTCGCAAATGGCCACCGACGACGACGGCCTCAACGTCTACGAACAGATGCGCGACGAATACTCGCGCCGTAAGCTGCTGCTCGGCGTGGACCGGCTCGATTACTCGAAAGGGCTGCCGCAGCGCGTGCAGGCGTTCCGCGCCATGCTCGAGATGTTCCCGGAGATGCGCAAGCACGCCACGCTGATCCAGATCGCCGCGCCCAGCCGCGAGGACGTGAGCGCCTACAGCCGGCTGCGCCAGCAGATGGATGCGTTGTGCGGCTCGATCAACGGCGACTACGGCGAACTCGACTGGATGCCGGTACGCTACATCCACCGCAGCCTGGACCGCACCTCGCTGCCGGGCCTCTATCGCGCGAGCCGCGTGGCGCTCGTCACGCCGCTGCGCGACGGCATGAACCTGGTGGCCAAGGAATTCATCGCCGCGCAGGACGCGAAGAACCCGGGCGTGCTGGTGCTCTCGCGCTTCGCCGGCGCCGCCGAGCAGCTGACCGACGCGCTGCTCGTGAATCCCTACGATATCCAGGGCACCGCGCGCGCGATCCACGCCGCGCTGACGATGCCGCTGGAGGAACGCGTGCGGCGCCATGCGGCGCTGCTGGCCCAGATCCGCAGACACGACGTGCACCACTGGGCGGCCGGCTTTCTCGGCGCGCTCGACGGCACGAATCGCCCGGCGCAGGCGCGGCGCACGCGCGAACTGGCCGATTCCGTCGCCTAG